DNA from Marinagarivorans cellulosilyticus:
TTTGTAGCCCTATCAATTAACGATGTACCGTTTCGTTGGAGGGAAAGTCATGTCTAGTACCACTCTTAAGCAGCTTATAGCGCGACATTGGCGCGTAGCTGCGTTGGCGTCAGCGTCTGTGGGTTTATCTGCTTGTGTCGCAACAACCACACCTGAAAGTTCAAGTAGTGCAATGGAGTCGTCAAGCTCTGTTGTTAATAGCTCTTCTAGTGTTGTATCCAGCAGTTCATCTATTAGCTCATCTAGCGTGGCGCAGTCGAGTAGCTCGCTTGCCGCTAGCTCGTCAAGTGAGCCTGAGGTATTGGGTGAAATTATTCCTCGTACCTCTTGCCCTAGCGCTCCGCCAGAAAGTAAGCCTGTCGACCTTGCAAATGTTGGACCTTATGATTTAACGATATCTAAAGACGAATATGTCGCTATGCTCGAAGACAAGGGGGTCTTTGATGGAACGGAGTGGGATCTGCCGTGGCATATGTGGGAGCCTGCTCAAGCGACGAGTAGCGATGAGCTGTTTCCTTTAATTATTTCATTGCATGGCGCATGGGCTGGCGAGCCGGGAGGGAATGAAAGCGGGCCGGGTAGTATTCTTGTGGATGGGGTTCCTTATATGTTGGGGTCCAGTAATGGGCTTTTGACGGAGGCTAATCAAGCTGCTTTCCCAACTTACATGATTTTCCCGCATTGCCTTCAAAGCGAAGGTTGTCACTGGAGTTTAGGGCATGAATGGGCTGCTAACTCCAGAGCTAACTTCCAGTTAGGTGATAGTCCGTCACGTGTAATGTCTTCTGTTCTTGAGTTGGTTCAGCATATGGTGGATACCTATCAGGTCGATCCTGCGCGCATATATGTAACAGGGGTCTCTATGGGTGGCGGTGGCACTTGGGATATGGTGGCTAGGCACCCTGAATTATTGGCTGCGGCTATTCCCTTGGCTGGTCACACCCCAGCTGTTGATCAACTTAATGTCGCAGTGGAGTCTAAGCTCCCAATTTGGGCTCATGGCGGGCAAAACGACTTTAATAACAGGTTCCAAGATACAGTGAATGCTGTTAACAAAATTCACAATGATGGGGGTTGTGCTTGGGTTGCGGGTTATGACGGCTATCAGCGTGAAGATCAGGAGAGTATGAAAGCCCATGGTCACTCATTGTGGCAGCGGGTCTATCTAAACCCTGATTTATGGCCTTGGTTGTTTGCTCAGAAGCAACCGCGAGAAGGAGAGGTTCAGACTTCGTCTTCGCAGTCCTCGGCGGGTCAGTCTAGTAGTGCGCCTAGTGCTCAAGGGTGCGATGGAGCTGGTTATTGCAATGATTTTGATGACATTGAGGTTGTTCCGGATAACTTAAAGAAGGCTGCATGTACAAATAACGCCTTTGCTGAGCCGCAATTTAGTATTGTTCAGGGGAGCACTGGTAATGCCGTAAAAGTGGAAACTAAGCAGGCTTACTGTAGTGGTTGGCTGGCTGCTCCAGGTGTCGAAAATATGGATAAGTTTTTTGTTAAGTTTGATATCAATGTCACTGACCCTAAGGGGAATTTACGTTGGTTTTTGCTTCTTGAAAATTCGGCTAGTCAAACAGATACGGATAAATCCATGCGCTTGCGGTTGCCTCAGCACGCAGCGACTGATTACCTAAATTGGAATATTGGAAATCCTGAAAGTGATACTCCAAAAGTCTATGATGGCGGCCCTAACGGTCAGCAGGCTAGGGATGCTTCGTTTAAG
Protein-coding regions in this window:
- a CDS encoding dienelactone hydrolase family protein, yielding MSSTTLKQLIARHWRVAALASASVGLSACVATTTPESSSSAMESSSSVVNSSSSVVSSSSSISSSSVAQSSSSLAASSSSEPEVLGEIIPRTSCPSAPPESKPVDLANVGPYDLTISKDEYVAMLEDKGVFDGTEWDLPWHMWEPAQATSSDELFPLIISLHGAWAGEPGGNESGPGSILVDGVPYMLGSSNGLLTEANQAAFPTYMIFPHCLQSEGCHWSLGHEWAANSRANFQLGDSPSRVMSSVLELVQHMVDTYQVDPARIYVTGVSMGGGGTWDMVARHPELLAAAIPLAGHTPAVDQLNVAVESKLPIWAHGGQNDFNNRFQDTVNAVNKIHNDGGCAWVAGYDGYQREDQESMKAHGHSLWQRVYLNPDLWPWLFAQKQPREGEVQTSSSQSSAGQSSSAPSAQGCDGAGYCNDFDDIEVVPDNLKKAACTNNAFAEPQFSIVQGSTGNAVKVETKQAYCSGWLAAPGVENMDKFFVKFDINVTDPKGNLRWFLLLENSASQTDTDKSMRLRLPQHAATDYLNWNIGNPESDTPKVYDGGPNGQQARDASFKYAYNQWNCMEVMVDKVGREIGLWVNGVRLDGLTIDENPSTPFDAQWPDSLRNFDITGVNIGMHEGSALIDNLVVSSVPVGCN